From a single Arachnia propionica genomic region:
- the ilvC gene encoding ketol-acid reductoisomerase, which translates to MAEMFYDSDADLSVIQNRSVAVIGYGSQGHAHALSLRDSGVDVRVGLRPGSKSIAKAEAAGLRVVSVAEAVEEADLVMILAPDQVQRKLYAEEIAPHLVPGDALFFAHGFNIRFGYIKAPEGVDVCMVAPKGPGHLVRREYSEGRGVPAIIAVEVDATGKAWPLALSYAKAIGALRAGGIKTTFTEETETDLFGEQAVLCGGVSALIQSGFETLVEAGYQPEVAYFECLHEMKLIVDLMYEGGIAKQRWSISDTAEFGDYVSGPRVIDAHVKQNMKAVLDDIRSGAFAKRFIEDQEAGAPEFKELRAKGEAHPIEATGRELRKLMSWVKDHGTDDYVEGTAAR; encoded by the coding sequence ATGGCTGAGATGTTCTACGATTCCGACGCCGACCTGTCTGTCATTCAGAACCGCAGCGTCGCCGTCATCGGTTACGGCTCCCAGGGACATGCCCATGCGCTGAGCCTGCGTGATTCCGGGGTCGATGTTCGAGTCGGCCTGCGTCCCGGGTCGAAGTCCATCGCGAAGGCCGAGGCTGCGGGGCTGCGTGTGGTCTCCGTCGCGGAGGCCGTCGAGGAGGCGGATCTCGTCATGATCCTCGCGCCGGATCAGGTTCAGCGCAAGCTCTATGCCGAGGAGATCGCCCCCCACCTGGTTCCTGGCGACGCCCTGTTCTTTGCCCACGGTTTCAACATCCGGTTTGGCTACATCAAGGCTCCTGAGGGGGTCGATGTCTGCATGGTTGCTCCCAAGGGGCCGGGGCATCTGGTGCGCCGCGAGTACTCCGAGGGCAGAGGGGTTCCCGCCATCATCGCCGTCGAGGTGGATGCCACCGGGAAGGCCTGGCCGTTGGCGCTGTCCTACGCCAAGGCCATCGGTGCGCTGCGCGCCGGTGGCATCAAAACGACGTTCACGGAGGAGACCGAAACCGATCTGTTCGGCGAACAGGCGGTTCTCTGTGGTGGCGTCTCCGCCCTCATCCAGTCGGGCTTCGAGACCTTGGTCGAGGCCGGCTACCAGCCTGAGGTGGCCTACTTCGAGTGCCTGCACGAGATGAAGCTGATCGTTGACCTGATGTACGAGGGGGGCATCGCCAAGCAGCGGTGGAGCATCTCCGACACCGCAGAGTTCGGTGACTACGTCTCCGGGCCGCGTGTCATCGACGCGCACGTCAAGCAGAACATGAAGGCCGTGCTGGACGACATCCGCTCCGGGGCCTTCGCGAAGCGTTTCATTGAGGACCAGGAGGCCGGTGCACCCGAATTCAAGGAATTGCGTGCCAAGGGTGAGGCCCACCCGATCGAGGCCACCGGTCGCGAGCTGCGTAAGCTCATGAGCTGGGTTAAGGACCACGGCACCGATGACTATGTGGAGGGCACGGCTGCTCGCTGA
- a CDS encoding acetolactate synthase large subunit, with amino-acid sequence MSRTDGQLLTGAQALVESLERAGVEVAFGIPGGAILPAYDPLFDSRIRHILVRHEQGGGHAAEGYAIASGRVGVCIATSGPGATNLVTAIGNAYMDSTPLVAITGQVNGTAIGTDAFQEADIRGIVMPITKHSFLIKETKEIPLAIKEAFHIAATGRPGPVLVDIAKDALAAKAPFRWPEELDLPGYKPTVKPHVRQIRAAAKLISQSRKPVLYVGGGIVKAEAFEELASLVEKARIPVVTTLMARGAFPDSHPLHMGMPGMHGTVAAVGALQRADLLIAIGTRFDDRVTGRLDSFAPNAKVIHADIDPAEIGKNRAVDVPIVGDCRQTLALLVKEIDRAPDTEEWIQVLGKMKERYQPRWDEAPDGKLSPQEVIQRIGRLSPEDAIYVTGVGQHQMWSAHFLPHERPMKWLTSGGAGTMGFCIPAAMGAKVAEPDKVVWGIDGDGCFQMTNQELVTCVLNRIPIKIAVINNHALGMVRQWQSLFYDSRYSNTDLHTEHLPNFPMLAEAMGCVGLRATNEDEMDECIAKALEINDRPVVVEFVVHKDAMVWPMVAAGVSNDEIQVARNMAPVWEEEEL; translated from the coding sequence ATGTCCAGGACAGACGGCCAGTTGCTGACGGGCGCGCAGGCGCTCGTCGAGTCTCTTGAACGCGCCGGGGTAGAAGTGGCCTTCGGTATTCCCGGAGGAGCGATCCTTCCCGCGTACGACCCGTTGTTCGACTCGAGGATCCGGCACATCTTGGTGCGCCATGAACAAGGTGGCGGGCACGCCGCTGAGGGCTACGCGATCGCGAGCGGCAGGGTCGGGGTCTGCATCGCCACATCCGGCCCCGGGGCGACGAACCTGGTCACCGCGATCGGCAACGCCTACATGGATTCCACTCCGCTTGTGGCGATCACCGGGCAGGTCAACGGAACCGCCATCGGCACCGACGCCTTCCAAGAGGCCGACATCCGTGGGATCGTGATGCCGATCACGAAACACAGCTTCCTAATCAAGGAAACCAAGGAGATCCCCCTGGCCATCAAGGAGGCCTTCCACATCGCAGCGACCGGGAGGCCCGGACCCGTACTTGTCGATATCGCAAAGGACGCGCTGGCTGCGAAGGCTCCATTCCGCTGGCCCGAGGAACTCGATCTGCCCGGGTACAAACCCACAGTCAAACCACACGTTCGCCAGATCCGTGCGGCTGCGAAGCTGATCTCGCAGTCCAGGAAGCCGGTTCTCTACGTTGGCGGGGGCATCGTCAAGGCGGAGGCATTCGAGGAACTCGCATCCCTGGTGGAGAAGGCTCGCATACCCGTGGTCACCACCCTGATGGCTCGTGGTGCGTTCCCCGACTCTCATCCACTGCACATGGGGATGCCCGGGATGCATGGGACCGTTGCCGCCGTGGGTGCGCTCCAGCGCGCCGATCTGCTCATCGCCATCGGCACCCGGTTTGATGACCGGGTCACGGGCAGGCTGGATTCCTTCGCGCCCAACGCCAAGGTGATTCATGCCGACATAGACCCAGCCGAGATCGGCAAGAACCGCGCGGTCGATGTGCCGATCGTGGGCGACTGCCGCCAGACCCTGGCCCTGCTCGTCAAAGAAATTGATCGCGCACCCGACACCGAGGAGTGGATACAAGTCCTCGGCAAGATGAAGGAACGCTACCAACCCCGCTGGGACGAGGCGCCGGACGGAAAACTCTCGCCGCAGGAGGTCATTCAGCGCATCGGACGACTCAGCCCCGAGGACGCCATCTATGTCACCGGGGTCGGACAACATCAGATGTGGTCGGCGCACTTTCTGCCCCACGAACGGCCCATGAAATGGCTCACCTCCGGTGGCGCGGGCACCATGGGGTTCTGCATTCCTGCAGCGATGGGAGCCAAGGTGGCCGAGCCCGACAAGGTGGTGTGGGGCATCGACGGCGACGGTTGTTTCCAGATGACCAACCAGGAGCTGGTCACGTGCGTCTTGAATCGGATCCCGATCAAGATCGCGGTCATCAACAACCATGCACTGGGAATGGTCAGGCAGTGGCAGTCCCTGTTCTACGACTCCCGCTACTCCAACACCGATCTCCACACCGAGCACCTTCCAAACTTCCCGATGCTGGCTGAGGCGATGGGCTGTGTCGGCCTGCGTGCGACCAATGAGGACGAGATGGATGAGTGCATTGCGAAGGCGCTGGAGATCAACGACCGCCCCGTCGTGGTGGAGTTCGTCGTCCACAAGGACGCGATGGTGTGGCCCATGGTGGCCGCGGGGGTCAGCAACGATGAAATCCAGGTGGCCCGTAACATGGCCCCAGTGTGGGAAGAGGAAGAACTGTGA
- the ilvN gene encoding acetolactate synthase small subunit: MNTHTLGVLVSNKPGVLARIAALFSRRGFNIDSLAVGPTERPEISRMTVVASVEDEAVLEQIVKQLNKLIEVRKVLELGPNTVRREMVLVKVHADVHSRSQIIDVVSLFRGKAVDVSPESITIEATGSPEKLTALLEMLSPHGIQELVQSGQVALGRGGRTLADHKSK; this comes from the coding sequence GTGAACACGCACACCCTCGGGGTTCTGGTCTCCAACAAACCGGGCGTCCTGGCTCGGATCGCCGCTCTTTTCTCCCGTCGCGGCTTCAACATCGACTCGCTTGCCGTCGGTCCCACGGAGCGTCCGGAGATTTCCCGGATGACGGTGGTGGCCTCCGTCGAGGACGAGGCTGTTTTGGAACAGATCGTCAAACAGCTGAACAAATTGATTGAGGTCCGCAAGGTGCTGGAGCTCGGTCCCAACACTGTGCGCCGTGAGATGGTGCTGGTCAAGGTCCACGCAGATGTGCACTCACGCAGCCAGATCATCGATGTGGTGAGCCTGTTCCGGGGGAAGGCCGTGGACGTCAGTCCCGAGTCCATCACCATCGAAGCCACTGGCAGTCCTGAGAAGCTCACCGCCCTGCTGGAGATGCTGTCCCCCCACGGTATCCAGGAGTTGGTGCAGTCGGGGCAGGTTGCCCTGGGGCGAGGGGGCAGAACCCTCGCCGATCACAAGTCCAAGTAA
- a CDS encoding SH3 domain-containing protein: MIVSSRKGRALRLLRGSAIGLVLTAQLTFVVPAIFPDGRAEASGNNITAKVAVNVRSGPGTDHSRLGVLYPGESLSARGAALNGWVPVTWKGHNAWVSSPYVTGGGSGEAGSSAGEKGSAWTQVRLNARNSPSLNAGVQTVLDKGAQVSLTGQLSGRWSQISLNGGTAWVATRYLGSSAPEGSAPTSGSASVSAASTPDTIGSRWGSTELNLWTAARGDRFVEVAPTGTEFKVTGTVSGGRAQVVWKGAVRWVTARHLTDSAPAKSSASSGGETCLASFYSDDSATASGESFNQWAMKTAHKSLPLGTRLRVTNPANGKAVDVTVNDRGPYVAGRCLDLTTGAFQAIADTRQGVAKVSYEIIS; the protein is encoded by the coding sequence ATGATCGTCTCATCACGAAAAGGACGCGCACTAAGACTGTTGCGCGGTTCAGCCATCGGGTTGGTACTGACCGCCCAGTTGACGTTCGTCGTGCCAGCCATCTTCCCGGACGGCAGGGCCGAAGCCTCCGGCAACAACATCACCGCGAAGGTGGCCGTGAACGTCCGTTCTGGCCCCGGAACCGATCACTCCCGTCTCGGCGTGCTCTACCCGGGTGAATCACTGTCTGCCCGAGGCGCAGCCTTAAACGGTTGGGTTCCCGTCACCTGGAAAGGCCACAACGCGTGGGTGTCGTCACCCTACGTCACCGGCGGAGGGTCCGGGGAAGCGGGCTCATCCGCTGGCGAGAAAGGCTCCGCCTGGACACAGGTGAGACTCAATGCGCGCAACTCCCCCTCCCTCAACGCCGGCGTCCAGACGGTCCTCGACAAGGGCGCCCAGGTTTCCCTGACCGGTCAGCTCTCAGGGCGGTGGAGCCAGATCAGCCTGAACGGCGGCACGGCCTGGGTGGCCACCCGCTATCTGGGGTCCTCCGCCCCAGAAGGGTCTGCGCCCACGTCCGGTTCCGCTTCTGTGAGCGCCGCCAGCACACCCGACACAATCGGTTCCCGCTGGGGAAGCACCGAGCTCAACCTGTGGACAGCCGCGCGCGGAGATCGGTTCGTGGAGGTAGCACCGACAGGAACCGAGTTCAAGGTCACAGGCACCGTCTCCGGTGGGCGCGCGCAGGTCGTATGGAAGGGCGCGGTGCGATGGGTGACCGCGCGTCACCTGACCGACAGCGCACCCGCCAAGTCGTCCGCTTCATCTGGTGGAGAAACCTGTCTCGCCTCGTTCTACAGCGACGACTCCGCCACAGCCTCCGGTGAGTCCTTCAACCAGTGGGCCATGAAAACCGCTCACAAGTCGCTGCCCCTCGGCACCAGACTTCGGGTGACAAACCCCGCCAATGGCAAAGCGGTAGATGTGACGGTCAACGATCGCGGGCCCTATGTCGCAGGACGCTGTCTCGACTTGACCACGGGAGCCTTCCAGGCCATAGCAGACACTCGACAGGGAGTCGCGAAGGTCTCCTACGAGATCATCAGCTGA
- a CDS encoding MFS transporter, with protein MLTRTERLERLPMTREHGALLGASGVGWALDAMDVGLISFVIVALGQQWGLDDTTKSWVVSVGFVGMALGATFGGLLADKIGRRSVFALTLLVYGMATGATAVVSSVTALLLLRFVVGLGLGAELPVASTLISEFAPRRIRGRVVVWLEAFWAVGWILSAIVGYFVVAGSEDGWRWALALGAVPALWALLIRLGTPESVRYLEAVGHYEQAEVTVRCFERSAKIYYDGPTIDTPEQAAKHQGETIRTTGLTLFSAQLRRRTLAFWLVWFCINLSYYGAFIWIPSLLVKQGFTLVKSFEFTLIITVAQLPGYAVAAWLIEVIGRRLTLALFLVGSALSALGFAMAGTQGAIIAAGCALSFFNLGAWGALYAIGPELYPTSLRGTGTGAAAGVGRVASIIAPLLVPVLMGSGGIVTTFAVFAVSFAMAAGAAFLLPEKRDAGID; from the coding sequence ATGCTGACCAGGACAGAACGCCTGGAACGCCTGCCCATGACGCGTGAACACGGCGCATTGCTGGGTGCATCGGGGGTCGGGTGGGCTCTGGACGCGATGGATGTGGGCCTGATTTCTTTCGTCATTGTTGCCCTCGGGCAGCAGTGGGGGCTGGATGACACCACCAAATCGTGGGTCGTCTCGGTCGGCTTCGTCGGCATGGCCTTAGGAGCCACATTCGGCGGGTTGCTCGCTGACAAGATCGGTCGTCGCAGCGTGTTTGCGCTCACGCTGCTTGTCTACGGGATGGCGACGGGGGCCACAGCCGTCGTCTCCTCGGTTACCGCCCTGCTGTTACTGCGTTTCGTGGTGGGTTTGGGGCTCGGTGCCGAACTTCCGGTGGCCTCCACCTTGATCTCGGAGTTCGCTCCCCGGCGGATCCGGGGTCGAGTGGTGGTCTGGTTGGAGGCGTTCTGGGCCGTGGGGTGGATCCTGTCGGCGATCGTCGGGTACTTCGTGGTGGCCGGTTCCGAGGACGGATGGCGCTGGGCACTGGCGCTGGGTGCGGTTCCGGCCTTGTGGGCGCTGCTGATTCGCCTCGGTACACCCGAATCCGTGCGGTACCTGGAGGCAGTGGGACACTATGAGCAGGCCGAGGTGACGGTTCGGTGTTTCGAGAGGTCCGCGAAAATCTACTACGACGGCCCCACGATCGACACCCCCGAACAAGCCGCGAAGCACCAGGGAGAGACGATCAGGACGACTGGTCTCACCCTGTTTTCAGCACAACTGAGGCGACGCACTCTGGCGTTCTGGTTGGTGTGGTTCTGCATCAATCTGTCCTACTACGGGGCTTTCATTTGGATTCCATCGCTGCTGGTGAAGCAGGGTTTCACCCTGGTCAAGTCCTTCGAGTTCACCTTGATCATCACCGTGGCCCAACTTCCCGGATACGCCGTTGCGGCCTGGCTGATCGAGGTCATCGGACGCCGTCTGACCCTGGCACTGTTTCTGGTCGGCTCTGCCCTTTCTGCGCTGGGTTTTGCGATGGCAGGGACGCAGGGCGCGATCATCGCAGCCGGATGCGCCCTGTCGTTTTTCAACCTGGGGGCGTGGGGTGCACTGTACGCCATCGGCCCCGAGCTGTACCCCACGTCACTGCGCGGCACCGGTACCGGGGCGGCGGCCGGGGTGGGGAGGGTCGCGTCGATCATCGCACCCCTGCTCGTCCCGGTGTTGATGGGAAGCGGAGGCATCGTGACCACTTTTGCGGTCTTCGCGGTTTCTTTCGCGATGGCCGCGGGCGCCGCTTTCCTACTCCCCGAAAAACGCGATGCCGGTATCGACTGA